In Methanonatronarchaeum thermophilum, a genomic segment contains:
- a CDS encoding phosphopantothenate/pantothenate synthetase, with translation MLSVPEDHPRYESLLLRERLVRGFEEGLVAKAGLIAHGRGEAFDYLLGEETVEWADKATLAAAHCMYRSDNPVLSVNGNVAAVVPELVGELSMLGVGVEVNLFHRSDERVNRIIEFLEEHGAVGVLGGDADMLIKDLSHDRAFVSREGIYSADTVMVPLEDGDRTVKLRDLGKTVISIDLNPLSRTSKTADISIVDNVVRVFENFIGYWKKIDRDSSFKLDVYNSFDNEENLRKMEEKMRGVSFEGG, from the coding sequence TTGTTGTCTGTTCCTGAAGATCATCCTAGGTATGAGTCGTTGTTGTTGAGAGAGCGTTTAGTTAGGGGTTTTGAAGAGGGTTTGGTTGCTAAAGCTGGTTTGATTGCTCATGGCCGTGGAGAGGCTTTTGATTATTTATTGGGTGAGGAGACTGTTGAGTGGGCGGATAAAGCAACTTTAGCTGCGGCTCACTGTATGTATCGGTCTGATAACCCTGTTTTATCGGTTAATGGTAATGTTGCTGCGGTTGTTCCTGAGTTGGTTGGTGAGTTATCTATGCTTGGGGTGGGGGTGGAGGTTAATTTGTTCCATCGTAGTGATGAGCGGGTTAACCGGATTATTGAGTTTTTAGAGGAGCATGGTGCTGTCGGTGTGTTGGGAGGGGATGCAGATATGTTGATTAAGGATCTGTCTCACGATAGGGCGTTTGTTTCAAGGGAGGGTATTTACTCTGCTGACACAGTTATGGTTCCTCTTGAAGATGGTGATCGGACGGTTAAATTAAGGGATTTGGGGAAAACTGTTATCTCAATCGATTTAAATCCACTTTCTAGAACCTCTAAAACTGCGGATATCAGTATCGTTGACAATGTGGTTAGGGTGTTTGAGAACTTTATTGGTTATTGGAAAAAGATAGATAGAGATAGTTCTTTTAAACTTGATGTATACAATAGTTTTGATAATGAAGAGAATTTACGTAAAATGGAGGAAAAAATGAGGGGTGTATCTTTTGAGGGTGGTTGA
- a CDS encoding SAM hydrolase/SAM-dependent halogenase family protein — MLTFLSDFGTVDGYSSVMKGVAGGITDCRLVDITHDIPSQDVWKAAYVYLTTAGYYPSGTVHVGVVDPGVGTEREGIVVEVGGQCFVGPDNGLFIPVARSLGDFSVYVIEDSRFLLDDVSDTFHGRDVFSAVGAWLTTGVGPGEVGCETGRYEEIGFGGWSQKGGVLNGVVINIDRFGNVVTNIPSKEVCGLDFGEDVFVGEWEVPYRRCYGEVEVGGGLLTTGSHGYLEVSVNQGSAEKYFGVERGDSITIVI; from the coding sequence CTGTTGATGGGTATTCAAGTGTGATGAAGGGTGTTGCTGGGGGTATAACTGATTGTAGGTTGGTTGATATAACTCATGATATTCCAAGTCAGGATGTTTGGAAGGCTGCTTATGTGTATTTGACGACTGCTGGGTATTATCCATCGGGTACTGTGCATGTTGGGGTTGTTGATCCTGGTGTTGGTACGGAGCGTGAGGGTATTGTTGTTGAGGTTGGGGGTCAATGTTTTGTTGGCCCTGATAATGGGTTGTTTATTCCGGTTGCGAGGTCGTTAGGGGATTTTAGTGTGTATGTTATTGAGGATAGTCGTTTTTTGTTGGATGATGTTTCTGATACGTTTCATGGGAGGGATGTTTTTAGTGCGGTGGGTGCTTGGCTTACTACGGGTGTTGGTCCTGGTGAGGTTGGTTGTGAAACTGGTAGGTATGAAGAAATTGGTTTTGGGGGTTGGAGTCAGAAGGGTGGTGTGTTGAATGGTGTTGTGATTAATATTGATCGGTTTGGGAATGTTGTAACGAATATTCCTTCAAAAGAGGTTTGTGGTTTGGATTTTGGTGAAGATGTTTTTGTTGGTGAATGGGAGGTGCCTTATAGGCGTTGTTATGGTGAGGTTGAGGTTGGTGGTGGTTTGTTGACTACTGGTAGCCATGGTTATTTGGAGGTTTCTGTAAATCAGGGTAGTGCTGAGAAATATTTTGGTGTTGAGCGGGGGGATAGTATAACTATAGTTATTTGA